The Lasioglossum baleicum chromosome 12, iyLasBale1, whole genome shotgun sequence genome includes a region encoding these proteins:
- the LOC143213962 gene encoding mutS protein homolog 4 isoform X4: MNVMQTEKLFQPPREKLKNEMNAREQPFAVPFTTKYQSRPNTNNRITTTKQIPTSSNYSRSSNRGRNVRRVRGSTSSSALAGCSRNYIPRSARSSKTTTGVGTSTYESGGVVLAITGGRGDARAEVGLAALDIRCPHLILCQISDIQTYTNTLTKLYLFDPIQVLMPDTMCEPVPGRNMLYHSIIEKFPEIQPTPISRIHFNDTVGLERVRTLCAGEYSSVELFVKHKYYALAAAAALLKYIEYSQRIVYSPKSIRIEFQGSPNATCIDLESARSLELVQSQSGQRNVSLLGVLDHCSTPMGRKLLRANILQPPCEQRVIVDRQSSVAELVSNRALRIVLQPIVRRLYGADRLAALSTTPVLHGNSVQCAEHNLNYVLLLKNMLDTVPELEEALSTAETDHLRQIRKRLGNPRFQQMRERIFNTIHPDATFVVGYTSSNMQRCFAIKAGINDLLDVARRTYCELIDDMKSMVENLASRYKLPLSLGCNATQGFHVQAILPRNSNDFQLPIEFIEVRKSRRVYTMTTSALTTLSQQCKIASDELHLMSNVLLCDLLQSIREYIGCLFQLNTDTAELDVISSLAQTSSLLAYVRPMFGSKLELLDSRHPILEAFGLDDPVPNNVCASTPWNFHMISGPNMSGKSTYLKQVVLLHIMAQIGCFVPAKRAVFRLTNLIFCKIAVRDGIDCNASTFVLEMKEAQYILRSVTPTSLVVWDELCKGTAIEEGASIAWAICERLLNTTAFVFVATHFAYLTKLAELYCNVTNHCFETISTREQEASTNGEDSSRYTYTHRLKPGVASTDDYGIVLAELSGLPKSVTKQAHYHQSNFVGVQ; this comes from the exons ATGAACGTGATGCAAACCGAAAAGCTGTTTCAACCACCGAGGGAGAAACTGAAGAACGAAATGAATGCTCGCGAGCAACCATTTGCCGTACCTTTTACTACAAAGTATC AATCAAGACCGAATACAAATAATAGGATAACAACAACGAAACAGATACCAACGAGTTCGAATTACTCGAGAAGCTCGAACCGTGGTCGCAACGTACGCAGAGTTCGAGGTTCGACATCTTCTTCTGCGTTAGCTGGCTGTTCGCGCAACTACATCCCAAG ATCCGCCAGAAGTTCAAAGACCACCACGGGAGTGGGTACGAGCACGTACGAATCCGGAGGCGTGGTGCTCG CCATAACGGGCGGTCGCGGGGATGCAAGGGCCGAAGTAGGACTGGCCGCGTTGGATATCCGATGTCCTCATTTAATTCTCTGTCAGATAAGCGACATCCAAACGTACACGAACACATTGACCAAGTTGTACCTGTTCGATCCGATACAA GTTCTGATGCCGGACACGATGTGCGAACCTGTCCCGGGGAGAAATATGCTTTACCATTCGATTATCGAGAAATTTCCCGAAATCCAGCCGACACCGATATCTCGAATACACTTCAACGACACGGTTGGCTTGGAACGGGTGCGAACCCTCTGCGCGGGGGAGTACTCGTCCGTGGAGCTTTTTGTCAAGCACAA GTACTACGCGTTAGCCGCGGCCGCTGCTCTGTTAAAATACATCGAATATTCCCAGCGCATCGTTTATTCTCCGAAATCTATTCGAATCGAGTTTCAAGGATCACCGAACGCCACCTGCATTG ATCTAGAGAGCGCGCGCAGTTTGGAGTTGGTCCAGTCGCAATCCGGTCAACGGAACGTCAGCTTGCTGGGAGTCCTCGATCATTGTTCGACACCGATGGGTAGAAAACTGTTGCGCGCCAACATCCTGCAACCTCCGTGCGAACAACGGGTGATCGTTGACCGACAATCTTCGGTCGCCGAGCTAGTGTCGAATCGCGCGTTGCGAATCGTTCTTCAG CCGATCGTGCGTCGACTTTACGGCGCGGATAGACTGGCTGCTTTGTCGACGACGCCCGTTCTTCACGGAAACAGCGTGCAATGCGCTGAACATAATTTGAACTATGTGCTACtgttgaagaacatgttggatACCGTTCCAGAGCTTGAAGAGGCCCTGTCGACGGCGGAGACAGACCACCTTCGACAGATCCGAAAG AGATTGGGAAATCCTCGATTTCAGCAGATGCGGGAACGGATTTTCAACACGATACACCCGGACGCGACATTTGTGGTAGGATACACGTCGTCGAATATGCAACGCTGTTTCGCCATCAAGGCAGGCATCAACGATTTACTCGATGTAGCACGGCGAACGTACTGCGAACTGATCGACGATATGAAAT CCATGGTGGAGAATTTGGCTTCGAGATACAAATTACCTCTATCTTTGGGATGTAACGCGACGCAGGGCTTCCACGTGCAAGCAATTCTTCCGCGAAACTCGAACGACTTTCAACTGCCAATCGAGTTCATCGAG GTGCGGAAGAGCAGACGCGTTTACACGATGACCACGAGCGCGCTCACAACTTTGAGCCAACAGTGCAAGATCGCGTCCGATGAATTGCATTTAATGAGCAACGT GTTGCTTTGCGATTTGCTACAAAGTATTCGAGAATACATCGGTTGCCTGTTTCAACTGAACACCGACACGGCAGAACTGGACGTAATTAGCTCTCTTGCTCAAACGAGTTCGCTTCTTGCCTATGTTAGACCAATGTTTGGATCGAAGCTGGAATTACTCGATTCGAGGCATCCGATTTTAGAAGCTTTTGGCCTCGACGATCCTGTACCAAACAACGTT TGTGCATCGACACCTTGGAACTTTCATATGATCTCTGGACCCAACATGAGCGGCAAATCGACTTACCTGAAGCAAGTCGTTCTATTACATATAATGGCGCAGATCGGTTGCTTCGTGCCAGCCAAACGGGCGGTCTTTCGCCTAACGAATCTAATATTCTGCAAAATAGCAGTTCGCGACGGTATAGATTGCAATGCTTCCACGTTTGTTCTCGAA ATGAAAGAAGCACAGTACATTTTAAGATCCGTCACGCCCACCTCGTTGGTTGTGTGGGACGAATTGTGCAAAGGGACTGCGATCGAAGAAGGTGCTTCGATTGCATGGGCCATATGTGAACGGCTTTTGAACACGACGGCTTTCGTATTTGTCGCGACGCATTTCGCCTATTTAACCAAACTAGCCGAGTTGTATTGTAACGTAACCAA TCATTGCTTCGAAACGATAAGCACGCGAGAACAAGAAGCGTCAACGAACGGCGAAGATTCTAGCCGGTACACGTATACTCATCGACTGAAACCCGGTGTGGCGTCTACAGATGATTACGGTATCGTTCTAGCAGAACTGTCCGGCCTGCCGAAATCCGTCACGAAACAAGCGC ACTACCATCAATCGAACTTCGTCGGAGTCCAGTAA
- the LOC143213962 gene encoding mutS protein homolog 4 isoform X1, protein MNVMQTEKLFQPPREKLKNEMNAREQPFAVPFTTKYQSRPNTNNRITTTKQIPTSSNYSRSSNRGRNVRRVRGSTSSSALAGCSRNYIPRSARSSKTTTGVGTSTYESGGVVLAITGGRGDARAEVGLAALDIRCPHLILCQISDIQTYTNTLTKLYLFDPIQVLMPDTMCEPVPGRNMLYHSIIEKFPEIQPTPISRIHFNDTVGLERVRTLCAGEYSSVELFVKHKYYALAAAAALLKYIEYSQRIVYSPKSIRIEFQGSPNATCIDLESARSLELVQSQSGQRNVSLLGVLDHCSTPMGRKLLRANILQPPCEQRVIVDRQSSVAELVSNRALRIVLQPIVRRLYGADRLAALSTTPVLHGNSVQCAEHNLNYVLLLKNMLDTVPELEEALSTAETDHLRQIRKRLGNPRFQQMRERIFNTIHPDATFVVGYTSSNMQRCFAIKAGINDLLDVARRTYCELIDDMKSMVENLASRYKLPLSLGCNATQGFHVQAILPRNSNDFQLPIEFIEVRKSRRVYTMTTSALTTLSQQCKIASDELHLMSNVLLCDLLQSIREYIGCLFQLNTDTAELDVISSLAQTSSLLAYVRPMFGSKLELLDSRHPILEAFGLDDPVPNNVCASTPWNFHMISGPNMSGKSTYLKQVVLLHIMAQIGCFVPAKRAVFRLTNLIFCKIAVRDGIDCNASTFVLEMKEAQYILRSVTPTSLVVWDELCKGTAIEEGASIAWAICERLLNTTAFVFVATHFAYLTKLAELYCNVTNHCFETISTREQEASTNGEDSSRYTYTHRLKPGVASTDDYGIVLAELSGLPKSVTKQARNYTLEQQMTTINRTSSESSNWERACYRIVAEMYQLFEGEDGKSVRRETLGEYIERMRNLGVPGANENNEQRVEGTTNDVNDANDTSNSNRVYAETTVGDQARRLNDSTTKSNFEEIQDLELDSDTISHLDRLTCDHESICNDAVSIRSCGSQTIERIQFRMTSSSFCGSDRYRDRDPDTSTQQSFNMIAIESSHFGSPIHANIPAKIRDLNTVDSLKTRLVDNLEETNNSINEAALSLSFTSVCGSPVMDRSESRLSNLHEYCLSDSDFDVELCENSPPFTPTNESHM, encoded by the exons ATGAACGTGATGCAAACCGAAAAGCTGTTTCAACCACCGAGGGAGAAACTGAAGAACGAAATGAATGCTCGCGAGCAACCATTTGCCGTACCTTTTACTACAAAGTATC AATCAAGACCGAATACAAATAATAGGATAACAACAACGAAACAGATACCAACGAGTTCGAATTACTCGAGAAGCTCGAACCGTGGTCGCAACGTACGCAGAGTTCGAGGTTCGACATCTTCTTCTGCGTTAGCTGGCTGTTCGCGCAACTACATCCCAAG ATCCGCCAGAAGTTCAAAGACCACCACGGGAGTGGGTACGAGCACGTACGAATCCGGAGGCGTGGTGCTCG CCATAACGGGCGGTCGCGGGGATGCAAGGGCCGAAGTAGGACTGGCCGCGTTGGATATCCGATGTCCTCATTTAATTCTCTGTCAGATAAGCGACATCCAAACGTACACGAACACATTGACCAAGTTGTACCTGTTCGATCCGATACAA GTTCTGATGCCGGACACGATGTGCGAACCTGTCCCGGGGAGAAATATGCTTTACCATTCGATTATCGAGAAATTTCCCGAAATCCAGCCGACACCGATATCTCGAATACACTTCAACGACACGGTTGGCTTGGAACGGGTGCGAACCCTCTGCGCGGGGGAGTACTCGTCCGTGGAGCTTTTTGTCAAGCACAA GTACTACGCGTTAGCCGCGGCCGCTGCTCTGTTAAAATACATCGAATATTCCCAGCGCATCGTTTATTCTCCGAAATCTATTCGAATCGAGTTTCAAGGATCACCGAACGCCACCTGCATTG ATCTAGAGAGCGCGCGCAGTTTGGAGTTGGTCCAGTCGCAATCCGGTCAACGGAACGTCAGCTTGCTGGGAGTCCTCGATCATTGTTCGACACCGATGGGTAGAAAACTGTTGCGCGCCAACATCCTGCAACCTCCGTGCGAACAACGGGTGATCGTTGACCGACAATCTTCGGTCGCCGAGCTAGTGTCGAATCGCGCGTTGCGAATCGTTCTTCAG CCGATCGTGCGTCGACTTTACGGCGCGGATAGACTGGCTGCTTTGTCGACGACGCCCGTTCTTCACGGAAACAGCGTGCAATGCGCTGAACATAATTTGAACTATGTGCTACtgttgaagaacatgttggatACCGTTCCAGAGCTTGAAGAGGCCCTGTCGACGGCGGAGACAGACCACCTTCGACAGATCCGAAAG AGATTGGGAAATCCTCGATTTCAGCAGATGCGGGAACGGATTTTCAACACGATACACCCGGACGCGACATTTGTGGTAGGATACACGTCGTCGAATATGCAACGCTGTTTCGCCATCAAGGCAGGCATCAACGATTTACTCGATGTAGCACGGCGAACGTACTGCGAACTGATCGACGATATGAAAT CCATGGTGGAGAATTTGGCTTCGAGATACAAATTACCTCTATCTTTGGGATGTAACGCGACGCAGGGCTTCCACGTGCAAGCAATTCTTCCGCGAAACTCGAACGACTTTCAACTGCCAATCGAGTTCATCGAG GTGCGGAAGAGCAGACGCGTTTACACGATGACCACGAGCGCGCTCACAACTTTGAGCCAACAGTGCAAGATCGCGTCCGATGAATTGCATTTAATGAGCAACGT GTTGCTTTGCGATTTGCTACAAAGTATTCGAGAATACATCGGTTGCCTGTTTCAACTGAACACCGACACGGCAGAACTGGACGTAATTAGCTCTCTTGCTCAAACGAGTTCGCTTCTTGCCTATGTTAGACCAATGTTTGGATCGAAGCTGGAATTACTCGATTCGAGGCATCCGATTTTAGAAGCTTTTGGCCTCGACGATCCTGTACCAAACAACGTT TGTGCATCGACACCTTGGAACTTTCATATGATCTCTGGACCCAACATGAGCGGCAAATCGACTTACCTGAAGCAAGTCGTTCTATTACATATAATGGCGCAGATCGGTTGCTTCGTGCCAGCCAAACGGGCGGTCTTTCGCCTAACGAATCTAATATTCTGCAAAATAGCAGTTCGCGACGGTATAGATTGCAATGCTTCCACGTTTGTTCTCGAA ATGAAAGAAGCACAGTACATTTTAAGATCCGTCACGCCCACCTCGTTGGTTGTGTGGGACGAATTGTGCAAAGGGACTGCGATCGAAGAAGGTGCTTCGATTGCATGGGCCATATGTGAACGGCTTTTGAACACGACGGCTTTCGTATTTGTCGCGACGCATTTCGCCTATTTAACCAAACTAGCCGAGTTGTATTGTAACGTAACCAA TCATTGCTTCGAAACGATAAGCACGCGAGAACAAGAAGCGTCAACGAACGGCGAAGATTCTAGCCGGTACACGTATACTCATCGACTGAAACCCGGTGTGGCGTCTACAGATGATTACGGTATCGTTCTAGCAGAACTGTCCGGCCTGCCGAAATCCGTCACGAAACAAGCGCGTAACTATACTCTCGAACAACAAATG ACTACCATCAATCGAACTTCGTCGGAGTCCAGTAACTGGGAACGCGCGTGTTATCGTATCGTCGCTGAAATGTATCAGCTTTTCGAGGGAGAGGACGGGAAATCTGTCCGAAGAGAAACACTTGGCGAGTATATAGAACGGATGAGGAATCTTGGAGTACCGGGCGCCAACGAGAACAACGAACAGAGGGTCGAAGGAACGACCAATGATGTCAACGATGCCAACGATACTTCCAATAGCAATCGAGTTTACGCAGAAACAACTGTCGGAGACCAAGCTCGCCGATTAAACGATTCCACGACTAAAAGTAACTTCGAGGAAATCCAAGATTTGGAGTTAGACTCGGATACGATTTCGCATTTAGATCGTCTAACGTGCGACCACGAATCGATCTGCAACGACGCGGTTTCGATTCGATCATGCGGAAGCCAAACAATCGAGCGTATCCAATTTCGGATGACTTCCAGTTCCTTCTGCGGGTCTGATCGTTACCGTGATCGTGATCCCGACACGTCGACTCAGCAGTCCTTTAACATGATCGCGATAGAATCCTCGCACTTTGGCTCACCGATACATGCAAATATTCCAGCCAAAATACGAGATTTGAACACGGTTGACAGTCTGAAAACTCGACTCGTCGACAACCTCGAAGAAACCAACAATTCGATCAACGAAGCCGCTCTGTCGCTGTCTTTTACATCCGTTTGCGGTTCACCGGTCATGGACAGGTCCGAATCGAGACTTTCGAATCTCCATGAATATTGTTTGTCCGATTCTGATTTTGATGTAGAATTGTGCGAAAATTCTCCACCCTTTACTCCTACCAACGAGTCGCATATGTAA
- the LOC143213962 gene encoding mutS protein homolog 4 isoform X3, with protein sequence MNVMQTEKLFQPPREKLKNEMNAREQPFAVPFTTKYQSRPNTNNRITTTKQIPTSSNYSRSSNRGRNVRRVRGSTSSSALAGCSRNYIPRSARSSKTTTGVGTSTYESGGVVLAITGGRGDARAEVGLAALDIRCPHLILCQISDIQTYTNTLTKLYLFDPIQVLMPDTMCEPVPGRNMLYHSIIEKFPEIQPTPISRIHFNDTVGLERVRTLCAGEYSSVELFVKHKYYALAAAAALLKYIEYSQRIVYSPKSIRIEFQGSPNATCIDLESARSLELVQSQSGQRNVSLLGVLDHCSTPMGRKLLRANILQPPCEQRVIVDRQSSVAELVSNRALRIVLQPIVRRLYGADRLAALSTTPVLHGNSVQCAEHNLNYVLLLKNMLDTVPELEEALSTAETDHLRQIRKRLGNPRFQQMRERIFNTIHPDATFVVGYTSSNMQRCFAIKAGINDLLDVARRTYCELIDDMKSMVENLASRYKLPLSLGCNATQGFHVQAILPRNSNDFQLPIEFIEVRKSRRVYTMTTSALTTLSQQCKIASDELHLMSNVLLCDLLQSIREYIGCLFQLNTDTAELDVISSLAQTSSLLAYVRPMFGSKLELLDSRHPILEAFGLDDPVPNNVCASTPWNFHMISGPNMSGKSTYLNHCFETISTREQEASTNGEDSSRYTYTHRLKPGVASTDDYGIVLAELSGLPKSVTKQARNYTLEQQMTTINRTSSESSNWERACYRIVAEMYQLFEGEDGKSVRRETLGEYIERMRNLGVPGANENNEQRVEGTTNDVNDANDTSNSNRVYAETTVGDQARRLNDSTTKSNFEEIQDLELDSDTISHLDRLTCDHESICNDAVSIRSCGSQTIERIQFRMTSSSFCGSDRYRDRDPDTSTQQSFNMIAIESSHFGSPIHANIPAKIRDLNTVDSLKTRLVDNLEETNNSINEAALSLSFTSVCGSPVMDRSESRLSNLHEYCLSDSDFDVELCENSPPFTPTNESHM encoded by the exons ATGAACGTGATGCAAACCGAAAAGCTGTTTCAACCACCGAGGGAGAAACTGAAGAACGAAATGAATGCTCGCGAGCAACCATTTGCCGTACCTTTTACTACAAAGTATC AATCAAGACCGAATACAAATAATAGGATAACAACAACGAAACAGATACCAACGAGTTCGAATTACTCGAGAAGCTCGAACCGTGGTCGCAACGTACGCAGAGTTCGAGGTTCGACATCTTCTTCTGCGTTAGCTGGCTGTTCGCGCAACTACATCCCAAG ATCCGCCAGAAGTTCAAAGACCACCACGGGAGTGGGTACGAGCACGTACGAATCCGGAGGCGTGGTGCTCG CCATAACGGGCGGTCGCGGGGATGCAAGGGCCGAAGTAGGACTGGCCGCGTTGGATATCCGATGTCCTCATTTAATTCTCTGTCAGATAAGCGACATCCAAACGTACACGAACACATTGACCAAGTTGTACCTGTTCGATCCGATACAA GTTCTGATGCCGGACACGATGTGCGAACCTGTCCCGGGGAGAAATATGCTTTACCATTCGATTATCGAGAAATTTCCCGAAATCCAGCCGACACCGATATCTCGAATACACTTCAACGACACGGTTGGCTTGGAACGGGTGCGAACCCTCTGCGCGGGGGAGTACTCGTCCGTGGAGCTTTTTGTCAAGCACAA GTACTACGCGTTAGCCGCGGCCGCTGCTCTGTTAAAATACATCGAATATTCCCAGCGCATCGTTTATTCTCCGAAATCTATTCGAATCGAGTTTCAAGGATCACCGAACGCCACCTGCATTG ATCTAGAGAGCGCGCGCAGTTTGGAGTTGGTCCAGTCGCAATCCGGTCAACGGAACGTCAGCTTGCTGGGAGTCCTCGATCATTGTTCGACACCGATGGGTAGAAAACTGTTGCGCGCCAACATCCTGCAACCTCCGTGCGAACAACGGGTGATCGTTGACCGACAATCTTCGGTCGCCGAGCTAGTGTCGAATCGCGCGTTGCGAATCGTTCTTCAG CCGATCGTGCGTCGACTTTACGGCGCGGATAGACTGGCTGCTTTGTCGACGACGCCCGTTCTTCACGGAAACAGCGTGCAATGCGCTGAACATAATTTGAACTATGTGCTACtgttgaagaacatgttggatACCGTTCCAGAGCTTGAAGAGGCCCTGTCGACGGCGGAGACAGACCACCTTCGACAGATCCGAAAG AGATTGGGAAATCCTCGATTTCAGCAGATGCGGGAACGGATTTTCAACACGATACACCCGGACGCGACATTTGTGGTAGGATACACGTCGTCGAATATGCAACGCTGTTTCGCCATCAAGGCAGGCATCAACGATTTACTCGATGTAGCACGGCGAACGTACTGCGAACTGATCGACGATATGAAAT CCATGGTGGAGAATTTGGCTTCGAGATACAAATTACCTCTATCTTTGGGATGTAACGCGACGCAGGGCTTCCACGTGCAAGCAATTCTTCCGCGAAACTCGAACGACTTTCAACTGCCAATCGAGTTCATCGAG GTGCGGAAGAGCAGACGCGTTTACACGATGACCACGAGCGCGCTCACAACTTTGAGCCAACAGTGCAAGATCGCGTCCGATGAATTGCATTTAATGAGCAACGT GTTGCTTTGCGATTTGCTACAAAGTATTCGAGAATACATCGGTTGCCTGTTTCAACTGAACACCGACACGGCAGAACTGGACGTAATTAGCTCTCTTGCTCAAACGAGTTCGCTTCTTGCCTATGTTAGACCAATGTTTGGATCGAAGCTGGAATTACTCGATTCGAGGCATCCGATTTTAGAAGCTTTTGGCCTCGACGATCCTGTACCAAACAACGTT TGTGCATCGACACCTTGGAACTTTCATATGATCTCTGGACCCAACATGAGCGGCAAATCGACTTACCTGAA TCATTGCTTCGAAACGATAAGCACGCGAGAACAAGAAGCGTCAACGAACGGCGAAGATTCTAGCCGGTACACGTATACTCATCGACTGAAACCCGGTGTGGCGTCTACAGATGATTACGGTATCGTTCTAGCAGAACTGTCCGGCCTGCCGAAATCCGTCACGAAACAAGCGCGTAACTATACTCTCGAACAACAAATG ACTACCATCAATCGAACTTCGTCGGAGTCCAGTAACTGGGAACGCGCGTGTTATCGTATCGTCGCTGAAATGTATCAGCTTTTCGAGGGAGAGGACGGGAAATCTGTCCGAAGAGAAACACTTGGCGAGTATATAGAACGGATGAGGAATCTTGGAGTACCGGGCGCCAACGAGAACAACGAACAGAGGGTCGAAGGAACGACCAATGATGTCAACGATGCCAACGATACTTCCAATAGCAATCGAGTTTACGCAGAAACAACTGTCGGAGACCAAGCTCGCCGATTAAACGATTCCACGACTAAAAGTAACTTCGAGGAAATCCAAGATTTGGAGTTAGACTCGGATACGATTTCGCATTTAGATCGTCTAACGTGCGACCACGAATCGATCTGCAACGACGCGGTTTCGATTCGATCATGCGGAAGCCAAACAATCGAGCGTATCCAATTTCGGATGACTTCCAGTTCCTTCTGCGGGTCTGATCGTTACCGTGATCGTGATCCCGACACGTCGACTCAGCAGTCCTTTAACATGATCGCGATAGAATCCTCGCACTTTGGCTCACCGATACATGCAAATATTCCAGCCAAAATACGAGATTTGAACACGGTTGACAGTCTGAAAACTCGACTCGTCGACAACCTCGAAGAAACCAACAATTCGATCAACGAAGCCGCTCTGTCGCTGTCTTTTACATCCGTTTGCGGTTCACCGGTCATGGACAGGTCCGAATCGAGACTTTCGAATCTCCATGAATATTGTTTGTCCGATTCTGATTTTGATGTAGAATTGTGCGAAAATTCTCCACCCTTTACTCCTACCAACGAGTCGCATATGTAA